The DNA sequence CTTTTTAAGCCATTAAATTCTCCCTGCATATTAGTAGCTCCATCGTAACCTTGTCCACGTATTCTTGCTAAACTTAAATTATGCTTTCTTAATAAAGATTCCAAAGCTACTTTTAACGACAACGCATTTGTGCTAGAAACATGGACAAGGCCAAGAAATTGCTCCATTACAATCCATTCTTTGTTCACATACCGCAAACAAACAGCCATTTTCTCTTTAACAGAAATGTCTCGAGCTTTATCAACTAAAACAGCAAATAAATCATCTCcaagatcatcaataataactTTAGTAGTTTCACTTGCAGCAGTTCTAACAATATCTTTTTGAATTTTAGGTGCTACTAGCTTAAGGTTTCCACGAGCATTTTTGAAAACACGATCAATCTCTGTATTATGTTGAGCAAGAAAGTCAAGAAGCTCCAAAAAATTACCTTGATTATTTGAATTATGCGATTCATCATCACCACGAAAGGCCAATCCTTGTCGCAATAAGAACCTAATGCACTCAATTGTTGCTGTTAAGTGAGTTCGGTAATCTCTTTTAGCTTGGTCTGAATGCTTTTGAAAAATAACTTCAATATGTTGTTTTTGCTTCATGAGTGCTTCGCATTTTCTTCGAGCTTGATTATGAGCACTATCATGATTTCCAACATGTGTTTGTAATCGCTCCTTCTTTTTCCAATTTGAAAAGCCCTCTTTTACAAAAGCATCACCACTCGCACCATCAGGTTTCATAAGATAGCAACAGAGACAAAATACAGCATCTTTTGAAATACTATATTCCAACCAATTACCAAATTCATCAAACCAATCAGCATTAAATCTACGGAAAGAAGTTTCAAAATATGTTTGTGGAAAATCATGTTCTCTTGGTTGACAAGGACCTTTTTGCAAATAAGCTCGTCTAACTTCATCTCTGACATTTGGAtcataatttgaaattttgggtcGTTGTCCAGGATCAGCTACCAGACTTTCCACATTGAATTCTAAGAACTTCTTTTTATTAGAAGAGACTAATGGAGTGACTTCAGATTCTAGTGGTagctttcttttgaaatatTTCTCCATTactatttctaaaaataaaaatatatattctaaattagtaaattgatcaattcactttaaaaatttatatgcaatctaattacatataatagaatagaacgaaagataaacaaataaataataaggatcactaaattgataataaaataaaatatataaattcatgaaaagaataaaaaatagattaatacctaaactataattgtttgaattaaaatttgcaattgaaaatatcaaaaagagaAACAATGAAATTGAAAGATACATAGAGTCATAGAGagctatataaaataaaatagagaatttaaaatttacctTTTGATGAAGAGAAGATGACCACTAGACAaggaatagaaaaagaagattAAACATATGAAACTAAGAAAAGGGTTTAAGAGAATGAATGAGTGCGGCTAGGATTTAAAAACAGAAGAAGACTAAATTTAATTAGGTTAACTAATagtcaaaatcataaaaagataaaatggGCTTAGACTTTTAATAATTGGGTTTAGTTTATTTGTAGTGgggtcatttaaaatttaaagtgggggcatattatatatatatatatatatatatatatatattgggtttaaaaatatcaaatgtcaCTGGGGGCAAGTGCCCCCCATTCATGAAGGTGGGTCCGTGCCTGGGTGTGGATATTTAACTAGAGTTTTGTTACTATCTTTAGTACTTCTTTTGCATGGAAGA is a window from the Arachis stenosperma cultivar V10309 chromosome 3, arast.V10309.gnm1.PFL2, whole genome shotgun sequence genome containing:
- the LOC130965508 gene encoding uncharacterized protein LOC130965508, translated to MEKYFKRKLPLESEVTPLVSSNKKKFLEFNVESLVADPGQRPKISNYDPNVRDEVRRAYLQKGPCQPREHDFPQTYFETSFRRFNADWFDEFGNWLEYSISKDAVFCLCCYLMKPDGASGDAFVKEGFSNWKKKERLQTHVGNHDSAHNQARRKCEALMKQKQHIEVIFQKHSDQAKRDYRTHLTATIECIRFLLRQGLAFRGDDESHNSNNQGNFLELLDFLAQHNTEIDRVFKNARGNLKLVAPKIQKDIVRTAASETTKVIIDDLGDDLFAVLVDKARDISVKEKMAVCLRYVNKEWIVMEQFLGLVHVSSTNALSLKVALESLLRKHNLSLARIRGQGYDGATNMQGEFNGLKSLILKENACAFYVHCFAHQLQLALVVVAKKQVKIALLFNLLASLCNIVGASCKRKDMLRESQMQKTIVALQNGDVSSGRGLNQKITLKRAGDTRWGSHYGTILSLISIFSSVVEVLEVIEEDGNNPEQRAEACQLLNHIQSFEFVFNLHLMKSILEVTNELSQALQRSDQDIINAMTSIKVSKQRLQSIRDNGWSSLLNEVLLFCDSHNILAPNMNDIFVTQGRSRRKIQKISNLHHFQVELFYQVIDRQL